One Ochotona princeps isolate mOchPri1 chromosome 25, mOchPri1.hap1, whole genome shotgun sequence genomic region harbors:
- the FAM180A gene encoding protein FAM180A, whose amino-acid sequence MCWKTLLLLLLYYNAQATVSHRWNRALLFPAAHRPKRSSSMPLNPVLQTSLEEVELLYEFLLAELHISPDLKISIKDEELDSLRKASAFRTVCNDVIPKRLPDIRRLSASLAGRPGILRREDFERTVLTLAYTAYRTALAHGYQKDVWAQSVVSLFQALRQDLLRSSDPRASPSEQAPAHTAIQKV is encoded by the exons ATGTGCTGGAAGacgttgctgcttctgctgttgtaTTACAACGCACAGGCTACCGTGTCCCACAGGTGGAACAGGG CCCTGCTCTTCCCTGCTGCCCATCGGCCGAAGCGGTCCTCATCCATGCCCCTGAACCCAGTCCTGCAGACCTCCCTGGAGGAGGTGGAACTGCTCTACGAG TTCCTGCTGGCCGAGCTTCACATCAGTCCAGACCTGAAGATCTCCATCAAGGACGAGGAGCTCGACTCCCTGAGAAAGGCCTCGGCCTTCCGCACAGTCTGCAATGACGTCATCCCCAAGCGCCTCCCGGACATCCGCAGGCTGAGCGCCAGCCTCGCTGGCCGCCCGGGCATCCTCAGGAGAGAGGACTTCGAAAGGACCGTGCTGACCCTGGCTTACACGGCCTACCGCACCGCCCTGGCCCACGGGTATCAGAAGGACGTCTGGGCCCAGTCGGTGGTTAGCCTCTTCCAGGCGTTGAGACAGGACTTGCTGCGGTCCTCAGACCCCAGAGCATCTCCCTCGGAGCAGGCACCTGCACACACGGCAATCCAGAAAGTCTGA